In Bradyrhizobium paxllaeri, the genomic stretch CACGGTCATGGGTGATCCGCCAGAAGTCTGAACGGCGGGCGCATCTGTTGCTGCTGCAATCGGACCGCGGCCGCGCGTCATGGCATGGGACCAGTGTTGCGCTGGAAGCGCCAGCGCTGCTCTGGCTGCCGGGCAGCACCGACGCGACGATCGAAGTGGGCCCCGGCGCGGACGGCTTCCTGCTATCGGTCGACGACGATTTCCTGATCAAGATTATCGCCGGCACCGCCGAGGCGCTGCATCTGCGCAGGACCACCGAGCGCGTTGCGCTGATATCAGGCGAAGCGCTTCCACCCTCTCTCGATACGGTCGCCGAATCCTGCCGGGCCATCGTGGCTGAGCTGCGTGCGCCCGGCGTTGGCGGCGCGACGCTGATCTCCTCGCATTTGCTTCTGCTGTGTCTGCAGCTTTGGCGGCTCAGCGCCTCGCATGACGAGCGCCACGAGGTTGCGGCGCGCGGTGGCGGTCCGGCGCTGGTCGGCAATTTCCTGCAGATGGTCGAACTGCATTACCGCGACGGCTGGCCGGTGGCGCGCTATGCGAACGCGCTCGGCGTCACGTCCGACAAGCTGCATGCGCATTGCCAGCGTGAGAAGAGCTGCGGCCCGCGCGCGATCATCCACGAGCGCCTGGTCCGTGAAGCCTGCACGCGGCTGCAACAGCTCGATCTTCCCGTCGAGCAGATCGGATACGGATTGGGTTTTCGCGATCCCGCCTATTTCAACCGCTTCTTCCGCAAGTACCGCGGCGCATCACCGGGCAACTATCGCCGGCAGATCAGACTGGAGCACGCACGCAGCGGTCCGTCCTACGCGGCGTGGCCATGAGTACGATGGTTCGAAGCGGCTGTGTCAGCGCCAGTACAGGCGGATGCTGACATAGACAATGGCGAGACACGCAAAGATCAGCGCCACCGGAAGCCGTGGTTTGGTCTGAGGTCCCGATGCGGCAGGCTTGGGCCGCGGCGGCGGCCGTCGGAACGCGGTGACGTTGCCGGCATCCTTGGCCGGCTCGCTCGCGCGCGAAGGAATCTCGGGTGGCGTTCCGGAGCCGCCCATCTCGGCATAATAGCTCTTGTACATGAGCTGGATGGTGGCCTCGGATGCGTCCGCTTCCGTCATCCTCGCCAGCAATTGCCGGTAGCCCTCAAGAAAGCTTTGCGCTTCGGCGGGCAGGGCGGAGAAGCCGTTAAGCTTGGCCAGCATTTTCCAGGTTGCGAAATCTGCCCTCGCGCGCGTATCGGCGCGCCGTGCAATCAACATGTCCGCAGCTTTTGTCGCCATGGCTGGGGTCGGTTCTTCCCTATCAGCTGTTTTTCGAAGTTTAAGCGTTGCCGGTGATGAAGAGAAGCGCGCTGATCACATATCCGATGAGTGTCCGCAGTATCGCCGAAATAACATCAAGATTTAGGCCGAGTTGCGCGCCGACGACCGGGAGCACGATTAAAAGACCGAGCAGGATCAACATCCCGTACGGTTCCAGCCGCGACAGCGGGTAAGCGAGCACCCGCGGCAGCAACCCGACGGCGACCCGGCCGCCATCCAGCGGCGGGATCGGCATCATGTTGAAGATCGCCAGCACGATATTGATCAGGAACGTATTTTTGAGGTT encodes the following:
- a CDS encoding helix-turn-helix domain-containing protein: MAASPALNGLPVGIALAVRAEAFSADLAARSWVIRQKSERRAHLLLLQSDRGRASWHGTSVALEAPALLWLPGSTDATIEVGPGADGFLLSVDDDFLIKIIAGTAEALHLRRTTERVALISGEALPPSLDTVAESCRAIVAELRAPGVGGATLISSHLLLLCLQLWRLSASHDERHEVAARGGGPALVGNFLQMVELHYRDGWPVARYANALGVTSDKLHAHCQREKSCGPRAIIHERLVREACTRLQQLDLPVEQIGYGLGFRDPAYFNRFFRKYRGASPGNYRRQIRLEHARSGPSYAAWP